ACCAAGCCGCGTTAGGCGCTCTCGGCCTTGAATCGGCGCACCGTGGGACGTTTGGTTACCGGTGGGTCCGTATCCACGGCGTCATCCTCTTCACTGACGCGTTCGTCGTCGGCCCCGCCGCGGTCATCATCCTCATCGTCATCCGGTTCGTCGACGCTGTCGGCTTCAGTGTCATCGTCGTCCGATTCTTCCCTGTCCTCGTCTTCTTCGGTGACAAAGGGCGCGGTCTTGCGAGGTGCCGGCAGCAACGCTTGCGGCTCTTCATCGTCCGACGGGTCGGGCAGAATCTTGTTACGCCGCGACTTGGGCGGCTCGGGCACAGCCGAGGCGCCACTGCTCATGGTCTGAAATTGCTCCAGAGTGACCAACACTTCGCGGGCTTGCGAGCCATTGTAGGTGCCGACGATGCCATCCTCGGCCATGAAGTCGATCAGTCGGGCCGCGCGGCCGTAGCCGATACCTAACGATCGTTGCAATAGAGACACACTGCCGCGTCCCTCGCGAATCACAATATCCACGGCCGCTTCGTACATGTCATCGCGACTGCGCGGCGCGCCGGTGCTTTCTTCCTCCGTGGGCGAGGCCGGCTTCAGTTGCACCAGTTCCTTGACGAATTCGGGCTCATTGGTGCCGACGAAATCTACTATCTGGTTGATCTCGTCGTCCCCCACGTAGGTTCCCTGGCCACGGATCAGGGTGCTGGTACCCGGCCAGAGGAAGAGCAAGTCACCGTTGCCCAACAGCTTATCGGCGCCCATCTCGTCGAGCACAACGCGGCTGTCCGTGCGGCTGGCGACCTGGAAGGCGATGCGTGCCGGCAAGTTCGATTTGATCAGGCCGGTGATCACGTCCACGGTCGGTTTTTGCGTGGCCAAGACGAGGTGAATACCGACAGCACGGCTCTTTTGCGCAAGGCGGATGATGTGCGTTTCGACCTCTTTGGCCGCCGTCATCATCAGGTCGGCCATCTCGTCGGCCACGATCACGATGTAGGGCAAGTGCGTGGGAATCTGCTGGCGCTCTTCGTCATTTTCCGGCTGCAGACGCTCCATTAACTCTTCTTCGCCTAGCTGATTGTAGCCCGAAATGTGGCGTACTCCGGCGCGAGCTAATAGCGCGTACCGCTCTTCCATTTTATCCACGGCCCAGGCCAGGATCGCCTCGGCCTTGCGCATGTCGGTGACCACGGGGTGCATCAGGTGCGGCAGCGTTTTATAGGAGCTGAGCTCGACCATTTTTGGATCGATCAACAGCATCCGCACCTCGTCGGGCCGGCGCGACATGAGCATCGATACGATAATCGTATTCAAGCACACGCTTTTGCCGGTGCCGGTACGCCCGGCGATCAGCAGATGCGGCAGTGTCGTCAGGTCGACGACCATCGGGTTGCCAGCGACATCCTTGCCGAGATAGATCGGGATGCGCATCTTGGCAGCCTTGCCGTTGGCCTCTTCGATCACCTCGCGCAGCCGCACAACCTGGCGCTCGGCATTGGGGACCTCGATGCCGACAGTGTTCTTGCCAGGGATGGGGGCCACAATACGCACGCTGGGCACGCGCAGGGCGATCGCCAG
This sequence is a window from Pirellulales bacterium. Protein-coding genes within it:
- a CDS encoding DNA translocase FtsK 4TM domain-containing protein is translated as MPENRNLTRDVVALGLVALAAFMALALATYDPADPPSRLTYPPQTHTTNVCGPVGALVAVVLLESLGLGAYYLAVSLGATAFLLISRRSGDINWIRAVGWGVSLIGLTCLLAMAVPWLSPGPVVGSGGYLGAVGRTVLQSHLATAGAYLVATSVLLCGLLLCSDYLLLRATAVVIGVPARTLGRGVVRAHRALATAERPKLAKTDLEDAEVRDLAVRIRGKTIDKAAAEAKIAESHVDSETSEEISDEPVEDTTSPDEVAETDENSTLRIKPPKRGERQEVMEALDAAARTEDTRPYELPSIEMLVEGEPIHFEEHEKDVRRKAKILEKTFLNFGFNVKVVEIETGPVIAQFEVELEPGLRLSKITGLADDLAIALRVPSVRIVAPIPGKNTVGIEVPNAERQVVRLREVIEEANGKAAKMRIPIYLGKDVAGNPMVVDLTTLPHLLIAGRTGTGKSVCLNTIIVSMLMSRRPDEVRMLLIDPKMVELSSYKTLPHLMHPVVTDMRKAEAILAWAVDKMEERYALLARAGVRHISGYNQLGEEELMERLQPENDEERQQIPTHLPYIVIVADEMADLMMTAAKEVETHIIRLAQKSRAVGIHLVLATQKPTVDVITGLIKSNLPARIAFQVASRTDSRVVLDEMGADKLLGNGDLLFLWPGTSTLIRGQGTYVGDDEINQIVDFVGTNEPEFVKELVQLKPASPTEEESTGAPRSRDDMYEAAVDIVIREGRGSVSLLQRSLGIGYGRAARLIDFMAEDGIVGTYNGSQAREVLVTLEQFQTMSSGASAVPEPPKSRRNKILPDPSDDEEPQALLPAPRKTAPFVTEEDEDREESDDDDTEADSVDEPDDDEDDDRGGADDERVSEEDDAVDTDPPVTKRPTVRRFKAESA